The following are from one region of the Polaribacter marinaquae genome:
- the hppD gene encoding 4-hydroxyphenylpyruvate dioxygenase, which yields MSKKEIKSVNYGLEKIFEGAQDFLPLLGTDYVEFYVGNAKQAAHFYKTAFGFQSHAYKGLETGSTDSVSYVLTQDKIKLMLTTPLNSKSPINDHIVKHGDGVKVVALWVEDARKAYEETTSRGAKSYMEPTVEKDEHGEVIRAGIYTYGETVHMFVERKNYNGAFLPGFQKWESDYNPPTAGLKYIDHMVGNVGWNQMDVWVKWYEDVMGFENFLSFDDKQIHTEYSALMSKVMSNGNGRIKFPINEPAEGKKRSQIEEYLDFYEGAGVQHIAVATDDILKTVSQLRTNGVEFLSTPPDEYYKSVPGRLEEFSHELKEDIEKLKGLGIMIDADEEGYLLQIFTKPVEDRPTLFFEIIQRMGAKGFGAGNFKALFESIEREQAKRGTL from the coding sequence ATGAGTAAAAAAGAAATAAAATCAGTAAACTACGGTTTAGAAAAAATATTTGAAGGAGCACAAGATTTCCTTCCACTTTTAGGAACAGATTACGTAGAGTTTTACGTAGGTAACGCAAAACAAGCAGCTCATTTTTACAAAACAGCTTTCGGTTTCCAATCACATGCATATAAAGGTTTAGAAACCGGATCTACAGATTCTGTATCTTATGTACTTACACAAGATAAAATAAAATTGATGCTAACAACGCCGTTAAATAGCAAGTCGCCAATTAACGACCATATTGTAAAACATGGTGACGGAGTTAAAGTAGTTGCGCTTTGGGTTGAAGATGCCAGAAAAGCATACGAAGAAACAACATCTAGAGGTGCAAAATCTTATATGGAACCAACCGTAGAAAAAGATGAACACGGTGAAGTTATAAGAGCCGGAATTTATACTTACGGTGAAACTGTTCATATGTTTGTAGAACGTAAAAATTACAACGGCGCATTTTTACCAGGCTTTCAAAAATGGGAATCAGACTACAATCCGCCAACAGCTGGTTTAAAGTATATCGATCATATGGTTGGTAATGTTGGTTGGAATCAAATGGATGTTTGGGTGAAATGGTACGAAGACGTTATGGGATTCGAAAACTTTTTATCTTTTGATGATAAGCAAATACATACAGAATACTCAGCATTAATGAGTAAAGTTATGTCTAACGGAAATGGACGAATCAAATTTCCTATAAACGAGCCAGCAGAAGGTAAGAAACGTTCTCAAATAGAAGAATATCTAGATTTTTATGAAGGTGCAGGTGTACAACATATCGCGGTTGCAACAGATGATATTTTAAAAACAGTATCGCAATTAAGAACAAACGGAGTAGAGTTTTTATCTACTCCACCAGATGAATATTATAAATCTGTTCCTGGTCGTTTAGAAGAGTTTAGTCATGAGTTAAAAGAAGATATCGAAAAACTTAAAGGTTTAGGTATTATGATTGATGCGGATGAAGAAGGTTATTTATTACAAATTTTCACAAAACCAGTAGAAGATAGGCCAACCTTATTTTTTGAAATCATCCAAAGAATGGGAGCAAAAGGTTTTGGAGCAGGAAACTTTAAGGCGTTGTTTGAGTCTATAGAAAGAGAACAAGCAAAAAGAGGAACTTTATAA
- the trmB gene encoding tRNA (guanosine(46)-N7)-methyltransferase TrmB yields MGSKNKLKRFKENETFENVIQPTREEVITNFSHKGKWHSFFGNNNPIVVELGCGKGEYTIALARKNPDKNYIGIDIKGARFWRGAKTAIEENLPNVAFVRTQIELVDYIFAENEVSEIWITFPDPQIKYQRTKHRMTNSKFLKKYSVILSEDGIMNLKTDSEFMHGYTLGLLHGEGHEVLYANHTVYKNEGAPEEVTETQTFYENQYLEIGKPITYIKFKLKY; encoded by the coding sequence TTGGGAAGCAAAAACAAACTAAAACGTTTTAAAGAAAACGAAACGTTCGAAAATGTCATTCAACCAACAAGAGAAGAAGTTATAACTAACTTTTCTCACAAAGGTAAATGGCATTCTTTTTTTGGAAACAACAACCCAATAGTTGTAGAACTTGGTTGTGGTAAAGGAGAGTATACAATTGCATTAGCAAGAAAAAATCCTGATAAAAACTATATTGGTATAGATATTAAAGGGGCTCGTTTTTGGCGAGGTGCTAAAACTGCAATAGAAGAAAACTTGCCTAATGTTGCTTTTGTTAGAACCCAAATAGAGTTGGTAGATTATATATTTGCAGAAAATGAAGTGTCAGAAATCTGGATAACTTTTCCAGATCCGCAAATAAAATATCAACGAACTAAACACCGAATGACAAATTCTAAATTCCTTAAAAAATACAGTGTTATTTTAAGTGAAGACGGAATAATGAATCTAAAAACCGATAGCGAATTTATGCACGGTTATACTTTAGGTTTATTACACGGTGAAGGTCATGAGGTTTTGTATGCAAATCATACCGTTTATAAAAACGAAGGTGCGCCCGAAGAAGTTACTGAAACTCAAACTTTTTACGAGAATCAGTATTTAGAAATAGGAAAACCTATAACTTACATAAAGTTTAAATTAAAATATTAA
- a CDS encoding four helix bundle protein yields MEKRKRHNYKNLKIWKIGIEIVDDVFGLLSEFPKDEKFGLRSQLSRCSISIPSNIAEGSSRTDKSFSHFLDISLGSSFELETQLIIACNRNYIKKEQLTKIEVKIQEFQKMTMCFQDKL; encoded by the coding sequence ATGGAGAAGCGAAAAAGACATAATTACAAGAATTTAAAGATTTGGAAAATCGGAATTGAAATTGTTGATGATGTTTTTGGGCTTTTGAGTGAGTTTCCTAAAGATGAAAAATTCGGGTTAAGATCTCAATTAAGTAGATGCTCTATTTCAATTCCTAGTAATATTGCAGAAGGTTCATCTAGAACTGATAAATCATTTTCGCATTTTTTAGATATTTCTCTAGGTTCTTCTTTCGAACTTGAAACCCAATTAATAATAGCTTGCAATAGAAATTATATAAAAAAAGAACAATTAACAAAGATTGAAGTAAAAATTCAAGAATTTCAAAAGATGACCATGTGTTTTCAAGATAAGCTCTAA
- a CDS encoding homogentisate 1,2-dioxygenase: MPFYHKLGEIPPKRHTQFRKEDGSLYYEQLFGTIGFDGMSTNSYHEHRPTMVKEIRKQYSVKPKIAKENNIQSYRFRGFQVPPENDYLESRKVVLTNSDCNIILSAPKQSTTEYFYKNTDADEVIFIHKGTGKLRTHLGNIDFKYGDYLVIPRGVIYKLDFDDENNRLFIVESYSPVYTPKRYRNWFGQLLEHSPFCERDLRRPYELETNNELGDFLIKVKKQGEIIEMVYASHPFDVVGYDGYNFPYAFSIHDFEPITGRIHQPPPVHQTFETNAFVICSFVPRLYDYHPNSIPAPYNHSNIDSDEVLYYVDGDFMSRNDIDQGHISLHPAGIPHGPHPGTTEKSIGKTKTEELAVMVDTFKPLMVTEEAMKIADEDYYKSWLE; encoded by the coding sequence ATGCCTTTTTATCATAAATTAGGAGAAATCCCTCCAAAAAGACACACACAGTTTCGTAAAGAAGACGGTAGTTTGTACTACGAACAATTGTTTGGTACCATTGGTTTCGACGGAATGTCTACCAATAGTTATCATGAACATAGACCAACAATGGTCAAAGAAATACGCAAGCAATATTCTGTAAAACCTAAAATTGCAAAAGAAAACAATATTCAATCATATCGCTTTCGCGGATTTCAAGTTCCGCCAGAAAATGATTATTTAGAAAGTAGAAAAGTAGTTTTAACAAACTCTGATTGTAATATAATTTTATCTGCACCAAAACAATCTACTACAGAATATTTTTACAAAAACACAGATGCAGATGAAGTTATTTTTATCCATAAAGGAACCGGGAAATTAAGAACGCATCTAGGAAATATAGATTTTAAATACGGCGATTATCTAGTAATACCACGTGGCGTTATTTATAAATTAGATTTCGATGATGAAAACAATCGTTTGTTTATTGTAGAATCTTACTCGCCCGTTTATACACCAAAACGTTACCGAAATTGGTTTGGTCAGTTGTTAGAACATTCTCCTTTTTGCGAGCGAGATTTAAGAAGACCTTACGAATTAGAAACAAATAACGAATTAGGAGATTTTTTAATCAAAGTAAAAAAACAAGGCGAAATTATAGAAATGGTATACGCATCTCATCCTTTTGATGTTGTAGGTTACGATGGATATAATTTTCCGTACGCATTTTCTATTCACGATTTCGAACCAATAACAGGTCGTATTCATCAACCGCCACCAGTACATCAAACTTTTGAAACAAATGCATTTGTAATTTGCAGTTTTGTACCGCGTTTGTATGATTATCATCCAAATTCAATACCTGCGCCATACAATCATAGTAATATAGATTCTGACGAAGTTCTGTATTATGTAGATGGCGATTTTATGAGTAGAAACGATATCGATCAAGGTCACATTTCATTGCATCCAGCAGGTATTCCGCATGGGCCACACCCCGGAACAACAGAAAAAAGTATCGGAAAAACAAAAACCGAAGAATTGGCAGTTATGGTAGACACTTTTAAACCTTTAATGGTTACAGAAGAAGCCATGAAAATTGCCGATGAAGATTATTACAAATCGTGGTTGGAGTAA
- a CDS encoding NAD(P)/FAD-dependent oxidoreductase codes for MITTDILIIGAGPTGLFTVFEAGLLKLRCHLIDALPQPGGQCSEIYPKKPIYDIPAYPEILAGDLTERLMEQIKQFEPGFTLGERADTVEKQEDGTFIVTTNKGTKHHAKVVAIAGGLGSFEPRKPPIPNIKDFEDKGVEYIIRDPEFYRDKKVVISGGGDSALDWSIFLTDVASSVTLIHRRNEFRGALDSVDKVQELKDAGKITLITPAEVKGIIGADKVEGVSVVKKGEEPFTIETDHFIPLFGLSPKLGPIANWGLEIEKNAIKVNNALDYQTNISGIYAIGDVNTYPGKLKLILCGFHEATLMCQSAYKRIFPDKKYVMKYTTVGGIDGFDGTRKEAPKAVVKKIE; via the coding sequence ATGATTACTACAGATATCTTAATAATAGGCGCAGGACCAACAGGTTTGTTTACCGTTTTTGAAGCAGGTTTGTTAAAATTGCGTTGTCATTTAATAGATGCTTTGCCACAACCTGGTGGGCAATGTTCAGAAATTTATCCGAAGAAACCTATTTATGACATACCTGCTTATCCAGAAATTTTAGCAGGAGATTTAACCGAAAGGTTAATGGAGCAAATAAAACAATTTGAGCCAGGTTTTACGTTAGGTGAAAGAGCAGATACTGTAGAAAAACAAGAAGATGGTACTTTTATTGTTACCACAAATAAAGGGACAAAACACCATGCAAAAGTAGTTGCAATTGCGGGTGGTTTAGGTTCTTTTGAGCCAAGAAAGCCACCGATTCCTAACATTAAAGATTTTGAAGACAAAGGTGTTGAGTATATTATTAGAGATCCAGAGTTTTATAGAGATAAAAAAGTAGTAATTTCTGGTGGTGGAGATTCTGCGTTAGATTGGTCTATTTTCTTAACAGATGTTGCGTCTTCTGTAACTTTAATACATAGAAGAAACGAATTTAGAGGTGCCTTAGATTCTGTAGACAAAGTACAAGAATTAAAAGATGCTGGTAAAATTACACTTATAACACCAGCAGAAGTTAAAGGTATTATTGGTGCAGATAAAGTAGAAGGTGTTTCTGTTGTTAAAAAAGGCGAAGAACCTTTTACTATAGAAACAGATCATTTTATTCCTTTATTTGGGTTGTCTCCAAAGCTAGGTCCAATTGCAAATTGGGGCTTAGAAATCGAAAAAAATGCAATTAAAGTTAACAATGCGTTAGATTATCAAACAAATATATCAGGTATTTATGCCATTGGAGATGTAAACACATATCCTGGTAAGTTAAAGTTAATTCTTTGTGGTTTTCACGAAGCAACATTAATGTGCCAAAGCGCTTATAAAAGAATTTTTCCTGATAAAAAATATGTGATGAAGTACACAACTGTAGGAGGAATTGATGGTTTCGACGGTACAAGAAAAGAAGCGCCAAAAGCAGTCGTAAAAAAGATAGAATAA
- a CDS encoding NifU family protein, giving the protein MTAQETLDNVEKALEEIRPFLMSDGGNIKLLSIEDAIVKVQLEGACTGCSVNQMTLKNGVEATIKKYAPQIEEVINVA; this is encoded by the coding sequence ATGACAGCACAAGAAACATTAGACAATGTAGAAAAAGCGTTAGAAGAAATTCGCCCTTTTTTAATGAGTGATGGCGGTAATATTAAACTTTTATCTATAGAAGATGCTATTGTAAAAGTACAATTAGAAGGCGCTTGCACGGGTTGTTCTGTAAACCAAATGACCTTAAAAAATGGTGTAGAAGCTACAATTAAAAAGTATGCACCGCAAATAGAAGAAGTTATAAATGTGGCGTAA
- a CDS encoding MGMT family protein → MKETDNFFEKVYAVTRLVPFGRVTTYGAIATYLGAARSARMVGWAMNKAHNLEDVPAHRVVNRKGLLTGKHHFDGTNLMQQLLENEGIKVIENQIIDFDKVLWNPSAEL, encoded by the coding sequence ATGAAAGAAACGGATAATTTTTTCGAAAAAGTTTATGCAGTAACACGTTTAGTTCCTTTTGGTCGAGTAACAACGTATGGTGCAATTGCAACGTATTTAGGTGCAGCAAGATCTGCAAGAATGGTTGGTTGGGCTATGAATAAAGCGCATAATTTAGAAGATGTACCAGCACACAGAGTTGTAAATAGAAAAGGTTTACTTACTGGTAAACATCATTTTGATGGTACTAACTTAATGCAACAATTATTAGAAAATGAAGGTATAAAAGTAATAGAGAATCAAATTATAGATTTTGATAAAGTTCTTTGGAATCCTTCTGCCGAGTTATAA
- a CDS encoding Mrp/NBP35 family ATP-binding protein: protein MSFKKQDIYKALETITAPGEGKSLVENNNITNVVTFGNEVEVDVTISNPTLQAKKKIESEISKSIKTNVSEEITVKVNVKVEKPAVKENPNQIRGKEIPNIKNIIAIASGKGGVGKSTITANTAISLAKMGFNVGVLDADVYGPSQHIMFDVEKQKPLSVNVDGRSKMKPIENYGVKLLSLGFFTNPDQAVIWRGPMASKALNQLIFDADWGELDFLLIDLPPGTGDVHLSIVQALPINGAVVVSTPQNIALADAKKGVAMFQQENINVPVLGIIENMAYFTPEELPNNKYYIFGQDGAKNLATDINTKFLGEVPLVQSIRESGDVGHPVALQNGTILEESFNEITKEMVSELLKRNENLPPTEVVRITTMSGCSSK, encoded by the coding sequence GTGAGTTTTAAGAAACAAGATATATATAAGGCATTAGAAACTATTACCGCGCCAGGAGAAGGTAAAAGTTTAGTTGAAAACAATAACATTACCAATGTTGTTACTTTTGGTAACGAAGTAGAGGTAGATGTTACTATTAGCAACCCAACGTTGCAGGCAAAAAAGAAAATCGAGTCAGAGATTTCTAAATCAATTAAAACAAATGTTTCAGAAGAGATAACTGTAAAGGTTAATGTTAAGGTAGAAAAACCAGCAGTTAAAGAAAACCCGAATCAAATTAGAGGTAAAGAAATACCTAACATAAAAAATATAATTGCCATTGCCTCTGGTAAAGGTGGTGTTGGTAAATCTACAATTACAGCAAATACAGCTATTTCTTTAGCAAAAATGGGTTTTAATGTTGGTGTTTTAGATGCTGATGTTTATGGTCCGTCGCAACATATTATGTTCGATGTAGAAAAGCAAAAACCACTTTCTGTTAATGTAGATGGTCGTTCTAAAATGAAACCTATTGAAAATTACGGAGTAAAATTATTATCGTTAGGTTTCTTTACAAACCCAGATCAAGCAGTTATTTGGCGTGGACCAATGGCTTCGAAAGCATTAAATCAATTAATTTTTGATGCAGATTGGGGTGAATTAGATTTTCTATTGATAGACTTACCTCCAGGAACCGGAGATGTGCATTTATCAATAGTACAAGCACTTCCAATTAACGGTGCTGTAGTAGTTAGTACGCCACAAAACATTGCTTTAGCAGATGCAAAAAAAGGAGTTGCAATGTTTCAGCAAGAAAATATTAATGTGCCAGTTTTAGGAATTATAGAAAACATGGCATATTTTACACCAGAAGAGTTACCAAACAATAAATATTATATATTTGGGCAAGATGGCGCAAAAAATTTAGCAACAGACATTAATACTAAGTTTTTAGGAGAAGTTCCTTTAGTGCAAAGTATTAGAGAGTCTGGTGATGTTGGTCATCCGGTAGCATTACAAAACGGAACAATTTTAGAAGAATCTTTTAACGAGATTACCAAAGAAATGGTTTCAGAATTATTAAAAAGAAACGAAAACTTACCACCAACAGAAGTTGTTAGAATAACAACAATGAGTGGTTGTAGTTCAAAATAA